One part of the Herpetosiphonaceae bacterium genome encodes these proteins:
- a CDS encoding DinB family protein — protein MTTPELTRRHVHQRLHDTYQAFISCTTGLSEADLDALAITSEWSALDILRHLSVWGELSARTLANWHGQQNWVLRSAVLDDFNAEMVAERADKHLNEVVDHILAAYGQYASTLLECSDEELQERTIAPWDEDLNRMELIYGILAHDLHHLREIQKFRSQSA, from the coding sequence GTGACTACACCCGAACTCACGCGGCGGCACGTCCACCAGCGGCTGCATGACACCTATCAGGCGTTTATATCCTGCACCACAGGCCTATCGGAGGCGGATCTTGATGCCCTGGCGATCACGTCGGAGTGGAGCGCCCTCGATATTCTGCGCCACCTCAGCGTATGGGGTGAGCTGAGCGCTCGCACGCTAGCCAACTGGCACGGCCAGCAGAACTGGGTGCTGCGCAGCGCCGTGCTGGACGATTTCAATGCGGAGATGGTCGCTGAGCGCGCGGATAAGCACCTGAACGAGGTCGTCGATCACATTCTGGCCGCCTACGGACAGTACGCCTCGACGCTGCTGGAATGCTCCGATGAAGAGCTCCAGGAGCGCACAATCGCGCCGTGGGATGAGGATCTGAACCGGATGGAGCTGATCTACGGTATTTTAGCCCACGATCTGCATCACTTGCGAGAGATCCAGAAGTTCCGCAGCCAGAGCGCGTAG
- a CDS encoding class I SAM-dependent methyltransferase, translated as MSFKPWLQYILRTTGVLQSVDQLRLWRRQLTHTASNRRFTQEYPDFAVPPAHLAFDAYNTIDYDAYRRYGLQAATYIYSLIQQYGSHPTGDILEWGCGPARVIRHIPHLMAPGEGRVLGTDYNYETIRWCNDAIHTVHFLPNTLTPPLPFQTDHFRAVYAISVFTHLSEDVSNDWADELYRILQPGGVLIATLHGDTFQSMLLPHEKQAYQSAGVVIRGSIEEGKKMFVSYHSPAYVRTRLFRQFEVLHHELGQPSTLGSTQDVWVLMKR; from the coding sequence ATGTCCTTCAAGCCCTGGCTTCAGTATATATTGCGCACTACGGGTGTTCTTCAATCAGTCGACCAGTTGCGATTATGGCGGAGGCAGCTCACTCACACGGCATCGAATCGTCGCTTCACGCAGGAATATCCAGATTTTGCCGTTCCTCCGGCTCATCTCGCCTTCGATGCCTATAACACGATCGATTACGACGCCTATCGCCGCTATGGTCTTCAGGCCGCAACCTATATCTACTCACTGATCCAGCAGTATGGGTCGCATCCTACAGGAGATATTCTGGAGTGGGGCTGTGGTCCCGCTCGAGTTATTCGCCATATTCCGCATCTCATGGCTCCAGGCGAAGGGCGTGTGCTGGGCACCGATTATAACTACGAAACGATTCGGTGGTGCAATGATGCTATTCATACTGTGCATTTCCTGCCAAATACGCTGACGCCTCCGCTTCCCTTTCAAACCGATCATTTTCGTGCGGTGTATGCCATATCGGTGTTTACACATTTATCGGAAGATGTGAGTAATGACTGGGCGGATGAGCTGTATCGTATTCTACAGCCTGGCGGCGTGCTGATTGCCACATTACACGGCGATACGTTTCAATCCATGTTGCTGCCCCATGAAAAGCAAGCTTATCAGTCCGCAGGCGTTGTCATTCGCGGCAGCATCGAGGAAGGAAAGAAGATGTTCGTTTCCTATCACAGCCCAGCCTATGTGCGAACACGCTTATTCCGGCAGTTCGAGGTGCTGCATCATGAGTTGGGTCAGCCATCGACGCTTGGCTCTACCCAGGATGTATGGGTGCTCATGAAGCGATAA
- a CDS encoding GNAT family N-acetyltransferase, with protein MSEVPLRIESQPAASDVEYLEDRINEFNIARTGIDDGALLSIFVRDEANAIQAGLFGWTWGECCEIRFLWVDERLRGQGYGTRLLAAAEREAAMRGCRVITLSTHSFQAPDFYQKQSYEVVGVLDDYPRGYQQYYLRKRLIPTPADRAAAP; from the coding sequence ATGAGTGAGGTTCCACTACGAATCGAAAGCCAGCCCGCCGCATCGGATGTCGAGTACCTGGAAGATCGGATCAACGAGTTTAACATCGCGCGCACCGGCATCGACGACGGCGCGCTCCTGTCGATCTTTGTGCGCGACGAAGCCAACGCGATCCAGGCGGGCCTGTTCGGCTGGACCTGGGGCGAGTGCTGCGAGATCCGCTTTCTGTGGGTCGATGAGCGGCTGCGCGGCCAGGGCTACGGCACGCGGCTGCTGGCGGCGGCGGAGCGAGAGGCAGCGATGCGCGGCTGTCGGGTGATTACCCTCAGCACCCATAGCTTCCAGGCACCCGATTTTTATCAAAAACAGAGCTATGAGGTCGTCGGCGTGCTCGACGATTATCCACGCGGCTACCAGCAGTACTACCTGCGTAAGCGGCTGATACCTACCCCAGCGGATCGTGCGGCGGCGCCGTGA
- a CDS encoding VOC family protein: MPRVVHFEITANDPEQANRFYSDVFGWKIEKWDGPAEYWLISTGGNTQPGIDGGLMRREPATTINTIDVPSVDEYVDKIVASGGKVVEPKMAIPGIGYLAYCTDPEGNMFGIMENDPSAQ; the protein is encoded by the coding sequence ATGCCACGTGTAGTTCATTTTGAAATCACCGCCAACGATCCCGAACAGGCAAACCGCTTCTACAGCGACGTATTCGGCTGGAAGATTGAGAAGTGGGACGGCCCGGCAGAGTACTGGCTGATCAGCACAGGCGGCAACACACAGCCCGGCATCGACGGCGGTCTGATGCGCCGTGAGCCCGCCACCACGATCAACACGATCGACGTACCATCAGTCGACGAGTACGTCGACAAGATCGTCGCATCGGGCGGCAAAGTGGTTGAGCCCAAGATGGCGATCCCAGGCATCGGCTATCTGGCGTACTGCACCGATCCTGAGGGCAACATGTTCGGCATCATGGAAAACGATCCGTCCGCTCAGTAG